One genomic window of Nakamurella panacisegetis includes the following:
- a CDS encoding CoA transferase: MSWIDRTLLDHVWSAVGGTADLTERVQFDGARGIGSRYPVADLAAATIGAAGLALSEFANPGAQVVVDRALAAGWFGMSFRPDGWSLPDPWDSVAGDYRCADGWVRLHTNDPRHRQVALAVIGVADPARRPAARDHVAQVVRGWGARELERAVVQAGGCAAQLRSPEQWRNHHQGMAVAHDLLSSRVFTDIAAVIPETGPATRPLDGLKVLDLTRVLAGPTATRFLAGFGAQVLRIDPPDREEPALEAEMTIGKRCARMDLRVDRDVLLALLAEADVLIHGYRPGAMDHLGLGERELHGARPGLVEVMLDAYGWSGPWRNRRGFDSLVQMSSGIAFPPDGAPDSVPTPLPVQALDHATGYLAATAALRAMCERRRTGLGSVSRVSLARTAMFLQDFKAHPEQGPVEELTPVRTPEQTFWGPGERLAGPLAVGPARMSWSVPAAPLGSAPPEWLS; encoded by the coding sequence ATGAGCTGGATCGATCGGACGCTGCTCGACCATGTGTGGTCCGCCGTCGGCGGGACGGCCGATCTCACCGAGCGGGTGCAGTTCGACGGGGCCCGGGGGATCGGCTCGCGGTACCCGGTGGCCGATCTCGCCGCGGCGACCATCGGGGCCGCCGGGTTGGCCCTGTCCGAGTTCGCGAACCCCGGGGCCCAGGTCGTCGTCGACCGGGCGCTGGCCGCGGGCTGGTTCGGCATGTCGTTCCGTCCGGACGGCTGGTCCCTGCCCGACCCGTGGGACTCGGTGGCCGGCGACTACCGATGCGCCGACGGCTGGGTCAGGCTGCACACCAACGACCCCCGGCACCGTCAGGTCGCGCTGGCCGTCATCGGCGTTGCCGATCCGGCGCGGCGGCCCGCCGCCCGGGACCACGTCGCGCAGGTCGTCCGCGGATGGGGCGCCCGGGAACTCGAACGCGCCGTGGTGCAGGCCGGGGGCTGTGCGGCCCAGCTGCGCAGTCCGGAGCAATGGCGCAATCATCACCAGGGCATGGCCGTCGCCCACGACCTGCTCTCGTCGCGGGTGTTCACCGACATCGCGGCCGTCATCCCGGAGACCGGTCCGGCGACGCGTCCCCTCGACGGCCTCAAGGTGCTCGACCTGACCCGCGTGCTGGCCGGCCCGACGGCCACCCGGTTCCTGGCCGGGTTCGGGGCACAGGTGCTGCGCATCGACCCTCCCGACCGGGAGGAGCCGGCGCTCGAGGCCGAGATGACGATCGGAAAGCGTTGCGCACGAATGGATCTGCGGGTGGATCGGGACGTGCTGCTGGCCTTGCTGGCCGAGGCCGACGTGCTGATCCACGGCTATCGGCCCGGGGCGATGGACCACCTCGGACTGGGCGAGCGGGAACTGCACGGTGCTCGGCCGGGTCTGGTCGAGGTCATGCTGGACGCCTACGGCTGGTCCGGGCCCTGGCGTAATCGGCGCGGGTTCGACTCGCTGGTCCAGATGAGCAGCGGCATCGCGTTCCCGCCGGATGGTGCTCCGGATTCGGTTCCGACGCCGTTGCCGGTGCAGGCCCTCGACCACGCCACCGGCTATCTCGCGGCGACGGCGGCGTTGCGGGCCATGTGCGAGCGTCGCCGGACCGGACTGGGCAGCGTGAGCAGGGTGTCACTGGCCCGCACCGCCATGTTCCTGCAAGATTTCAAGGCCCACCCGGAGCAGGGCCCGGTCGAGGAGCTGACACCGGTTCGGACGCCGGAGCAGACGTTCTGGGGTCCCGGCGAGCGCCTCGCCGGGCCGCTCGCGGTCGGCCCGGCCCGGATGTCGTGGTCCGTGCCGGCGGCGCCTCTGGGTTCGGCTCCGCCGGAGTGGCTCAGTTGA
- a CDS encoding ATP-binding protein, with the protein MTIKTDPIPCDIDELRTLFLFEKLNDEQLDWICRHGHTIHAEPGDVYAEGEPATCFYVLLSGTLVMSKLIGGEQVEITRSSQVGAYTGAWQAYMGDRVPQVYNTSMRVVVPSRLLVIDAADLATIMQEWFPMAVHLLEGMFIGQQNMKQTTDQRERLLALGSLSAGLTHELNNPAAAAVRATSSLRDRVAHMRQKLGAISAGSWDRATLSQLIGLQEKAVQQVAKAPALTPLEASDREDALSDWFEDHGIRNGWELAPTYVQAGLTSDWLDGVDAVVGPDVLEGAVRWINYTVETELLMNEIEDSVTRISTLVQSAKQYSQLDRAPFQVVDVHELLDATLLMLSAKIGKQVTVVKDYDRTLPHVAAYASELNQVWTNTIDNAIQAMAGVGTLTIRTARDRDWLLVEIGDTGPGIPDDIKNRIFEPFFTTKPVGQGTGLGLDISWRIVVKKHHGDLKVVSQPGDTRFQIRLPLTPPENAAPTEQETTS; encoded by the coding sequence ATGACCATCAAGACCGACCCGATTCCCTGCGACATCGACGAGCTCAGGACGCTCTTCCTGTTCGAGAAGCTGAACGACGAGCAGCTCGACTGGATCTGCCGTCACGGCCACACCATCCACGCCGAGCCGGGGGACGTCTACGCCGAGGGCGAGCCGGCCACCTGTTTCTACGTGCTCCTGTCCGGAACGCTGGTGATGTCGAAGCTGATCGGCGGCGAACAGGTCGAGATCACCCGGTCGTCCCAGGTCGGTGCGTACACGGGAGCCTGGCAGGCCTACATGGGCGATCGGGTCCCGCAGGTCTACAACACCTCGATGCGGGTCGTCGTGCCCAGCCGTCTGCTGGTGATCGACGCGGCGGACCTGGCGACCATCATGCAGGAGTGGTTCCCGATGGCCGTGCACCTGCTCGAAGGCATGTTCATCGGGCAGCAGAACATGAAGCAGACCACCGACCAGCGGGAACGCCTGCTGGCGCTGGGCAGTCTGTCGGCCGGGTTGACGCACGAACTGAACAATCCGGCGGCGGCGGCCGTTCGGGCCACGTCGTCGCTGCGCGACCGGGTCGCGCACATGCGTCAGAAGCTCGGGGCCATCTCCGCCGGTTCCTGGGACCGGGCCACCCTGAGCCAGCTGATCGGGCTGCAGGAAAAGGCGGTGCAGCAGGTGGCCAAGGCGCCGGCCCTGACCCCGCTGGAGGCGTCCGACCGCGAGGACGCGCTCAGCGACTGGTTCGAGGACCACGGGATCCGGAACGGCTGGGAGCTGGCCCCCACCTACGTGCAGGCCGGGCTGACCTCGGACTGGCTGGACGGGGTCGATGCGGTGGTCGGACCGGATGTGCTCGAAGGTGCCGTCCGGTGGATCAACTACACGGTCGAGACCGAACTGCTGATGAACGAGATCGAGGACTCGGTCACCCGGATCTCGACCCTGGTGCAGTCGGCCAAGCAGTACTCCCAGCTGGATCGAGCACCGTTCCAGGTGGTGGACGTGCACGAACTGCTCGACGCGACCCTGCTGATGCTGAGCGCGAAGATCGGCAAACAGGTCACCGTGGTGAAGGACTACGACCGGACGTTGCCCCACGTCGCCGCGTACGCCTCGGAGCTGAACCAGGTGTGGACCAACACCATCGACAACGCGATCCAGGCGATGGCCGGGGTGGGCACGCTGACGATCCGCACGGCCCGGGACCGCGACTGGCTGCTGGTCGAGATCGGCGATACCGGTCCCGGCATCCCGGACGACATCAAGAACCGCATCTTCGAACCGTTCTTCACCACCAAACCGGTCGGCCAGGGCACCGGCCTCGGTCTGGACATCTCCTGGAGAATCGTGGTCAAGAAGCACCACGGCGATCTCAAGGTGGTCTCGCAACCCGGCGACACCCGCTTCCAGATCCGACTTCCGCTGACCCCGCCGGAGAACGCGGCCCCCACCGAACAGGAGACCACCTCATGA
- a CDS encoding acyl-CoA dehydrogenase, producing the protein MSHYRSNLRDLEFNLFEVLGAGDRMGRAPFAEMDAETAQGVLTELEKVAAGPLAASFVDADRHPPVYHPETFSVTMPESFKKSFATAMEGDWWRLELPTHLGGYGAPPSLRWAAAELILGSNPAIQMYSSGPNTAKLIHELGTPEQKKMAETMIEKLWASTMVLTEPDAGSDVGAGKTKAIRQEDGSWHLEGVKRFITSAEHDMSENIVHLVLARPEGPGVETRPGTKGLSLFIVPKFLFDAETGELGERNGAFVTGLEHKMGLKVSTTCELSFGLNGTPAVGYLVGEVHDGIAQMFHVIEYARMMVGTKAIATLSTGYLNALDYAKIRVQGADLLRSGDKTAPRVTIIHHPDVRRILMRQKAYAEGLRATYLYTAGWQDRIEAKDVSQTVDLKLAKRVNDLLLPIVKGVGSERAYENLALSLQVFGGSGYTQDYPIEQYIRDAKIDTLYEGTTAIQAQDFFFRKIVKDNGAALSVVAAEIGEFLAAQSTEGSRHKEELALLHTALTEFQAMVGSLVGFALAAAQDPKSLYKIGEHAVSLLMSAGDLLIGYLLLRQAVVAQHALDNGASAKDVDFYNGKLAVAHWFSRNMLPEITARRAILEAADTSLMEIPEAAF; encoded by the coding sequence GTGAGTCACTACCGTTCCAACCTCCGTGACCTGGAGTTCAACCTCTTCGAGGTACTCGGTGCCGGCGACCGCATGGGCCGTGCCCCGTTCGCCGAGATGGACGCCGAGACCGCACAGGGTGTGCTGACCGAGTTGGAGAAGGTGGCCGCCGGGCCGCTGGCCGCTTCGTTCGTCGACGCCGATCGTCATCCGCCGGTCTACCATCCCGAAACGTTCTCGGTGACGATGCCCGAGTCGTTCAAGAAGTCCTTCGCCACGGCGATGGAGGGCGACTGGTGGCGTCTGGAACTGCCGACCCACCTCGGCGGCTACGGGGCCCCGCCATCGCTGCGCTGGGCCGCCGCCGAACTGATCCTCGGGTCCAACCCGGCCATCCAGATGTACAGCTCGGGCCCGAACACGGCCAAGCTGATCCACGAGCTCGGCACGCCCGAGCAGAAGAAGATGGCCGAGACCATGATCGAGAAGCTCTGGGCCTCGACCATGGTGCTGACCGAGCCGGATGCCGGCAGTGACGTCGGCGCCGGCAAGACGAAGGCCATCCGTCAGGAAGACGGCAGCTGGCACCTCGAGGGCGTCAAGCGATTCATCACCTCGGCCGAGCACGACATGAGCGAGAACATCGTCCATCTGGTGCTGGCCCGCCCGGAGGGTCCCGGCGTCGAGACCCGGCCCGGCACCAAGGGCCTGAGCCTGTTCATCGTGCCGAAATTCCTCTTCGACGCCGAGACCGGCGAGCTCGGCGAACGCAACGGCGCCTTCGTCACCGGGCTCGAGCACAAGATGGGGTTGAAGGTCTCCACCACCTGCGAACTCAGCTTCGGCCTCAACGGCACCCCGGCCGTCGGATACCTGGTCGGCGAGGTGCACGACGGCATCGCCCAGATGTTCCACGTCATCGAGTACGCCCGGATGATGGTCGGCACCAAGGCCATCGCCACCCTGTCCACCGGCTACCTCAACGCACTCGACTACGCCAAGATCCGCGTGCAGGGCGCCGATCTGCTGCGGTCCGGCGACAAGACCGCCCCCCGCGTGACGATCATCCACCATCCCGACGTCCGCCGGATCCTGATGCGGCAGAAGGCCTATGCCGAAGGCCTGCGGGCCACCTACCTGTACACGGCCGGCTGGCAGGACCGCATCGAGGCCAAGGACGTCTCCCAGACGGTCGATCTCAAGCTGGCCAAGCGGGTGAACGATCTACTGCTGCCCATCGTCAAGGGGGTCGGCTCGGAGCGGGCGTACGAGAACCTGGCCCTGTCGCTGCAGGTATTCGGCGGCTCGGGGTACACCCAGGACTACCCCATCGAGCAGTACATCCGCGACGCCAAGATCGACACCCTCTACGAAGGAACCACGGCGATCCAGGCCCAGGACTTCTTCTTCCGCAAGATCGTCAAGGACAACGGCGCCGCCCTCTCGGTGGTCGCCGCGGAGATCGGTGAATTCCTGGCCGCGCAGAGCACCGAGGGCAGCCGCCACAAGGAGGAACTCGCCCTGCTGCACACCGCACTGACCGAGTTCCAGGCGATGGTGGGTTCCCTCGTCGGGTTCGCCCTGGCCGCGGCCCAGGATCCGAAGAGCCTGTACAAGATCGGCGAACACGCGGTGTCCTTGCTGATGAGCGCCGGCGACCTGCTCATCGGATATCTGCTGCTGCGCCAGGCCGTGGTCGCGCAGCACGCCCTGGACAACGGCGCCTCGGCCAAGGACGTCGACTTCTACAACGGCAAACTGGCTGTTGCCCACTGGTTCTCGCGCAACATGCTGCCCGAGATCACGGCCCGCCGGGCCATCCTGGAAGCCGCCGACACCTCGCTCATGGAGATCCCGGAAGCGGCGTTCTGA
- a CDS encoding FAD-dependent oxidoreductase translates to MSSPTTPAPARAAILTVDDDPGVSRAVARDLRRRYGERYRIVRAESGATALEALKEMKLRGDEVAVLLADYRMPQMSGIEFLEQAMDLYPVARRVLLTAYADTGAAIEAINVVDLDHYLLKPWDPPEEKFYPVIDNQLDAWLAADRRPISEIKVIGHRWSARSSEVREFLARNQIPYRWLSTDEAEGSRLLAAAQADPLALPVIIAPDGTVSVQPTDAELADAVGLDTSPTGDFYDIVVIGGGPAGLGAAVYGASEGLRTVLVERMATGGQAGQSSRIENYLGFPDGVSGSQLTDRARRQATKFGAELLTTRDVVGLEVNGSARTVRFADGATLDAHAVILATGVSYRRLGAPGLQDFTGLGVFYGSAMTEAPHCREQDVYIVGGANSAGQAAVYLAKTARSVTIVVRAASLEASMSYYLIQQIAAIDNITIRTCSEVIEAAGSDHLERLTIRDNAAGTDEQIDCGYLFIFAGAAPHTDWLDGVVLRDDHGFVLTGPDLSPDGRPPGWTLDRPPYHLETSVPGVFVAGDARAESAKRVASAVGEGAMAVMFVHRYLEKL, encoded by the coding sequence GTGAGTTCGCCGACCACGCCCGCACCAGCCCGCGCCGCGATTCTGACCGTCGACGACGATCCCGGCGTCTCCCGCGCCGTCGCCCGTGACCTGCGGCGTCGCTACGGGGAGAGGTACCGGATCGTCCGGGCCGAGTCCGGCGCGACGGCGTTGGAAGCACTCAAGGAGATGAAGCTGCGCGGCGACGAGGTCGCCGTGCTGCTGGCCGACTACCGGATGCCGCAGATGAGCGGCATCGAATTCCTGGAGCAGGCCATGGACCTGTACCCGGTGGCCCGGCGGGTACTGCTGACGGCGTACGCCGACACCGGCGCGGCCATCGAGGCCATCAACGTGGTCGACCTCGACCACTACCTGCTCAAGCCCTGGGATCCGCCGGAGGAGAAGTTCTACCCGGTGATCGACAACCAGCTGGACGCGTGGCTGGCCGCGGACCGGAGGCCGATCTCGGAGATCAAGGTGATCGGTCATCGTTGGTCGGCCCGATCGTCCGAGGTCCGGGAGTTCCTGGCCCGCAACCAGATTCCGTATCGATGGCTGTCCACCGACGAGGCCGAGGGCAGTCGCCTGCTGGCCGCGGCGCAGGCCGATCCGTTGGCCCTGCCGGTGATCATCGCTCCGGACGGCACGGTCAGCGTCCAACCGACCGACGCCGAGTTGGCCGACGCCGTCGGCCTGGACACCTCTCCCACCGGCGACTTCTACGACATCGTGGTGATCGGCGGCGGGCCGGCCGGGCTCGGAGCCGCGGTCTACGGGGCCTCCGAAGGCCTGCGCACCGTGTTGGTCGAACGGATGGCCACCGGTGGCCAGGCCGGGCAGAGCTCCCGCATCGAGAACTACCTGGGCTTCCCGGACGGAGTCTCCGGATCGCAACTCACCGATCGGGCCCGTCGGCAGGCCACCAAGTTCGGGGCCGAGCTGCTCACCACCCGCGACGTCGTCGGGTTGGAGGTCAACGGGTCGGCCCGCACCGTGCGGTTCGCCGATGGCGCCACCCTCGACGCGCACGCCGTCATCCTGGCCACGGGGGTCTCCTACCGGCGCCTCGGTGCGCCCGGGCTGCAGGACTTCACCGGGCTCGGCGTCTTCTACGGCTCCGCCATGACGGAGGCGCCGCATTGCCGGGAGCAGGACGTCTACATCGTGGGCGGCGCCAATTCCGCTGGTCAGGCCGCGGTGTACCTGGCCAAGACGGCCCGGTCGGTGACCATCGTGGTGCGGGCCGCCTCCCTCGAGGCGTCCATGTCGTACTACCTGATCCAGCAGATCGCCGCGATCGACAACATCACCATCCGCACCTGCAGTGAGGTGATCGAGGCCGCCGGGTCCGACCATCTGGAGCGGCTGACCATCCGGGACAACGCGGCCGGCACCGACGAGCAGATCGACTGCGGCTACCTGTTCATCTTCGCCGGCGCGGCGCCGCACACCGACTGGCTCGACGGCGTCGTGCTCCGGGACGATCACGGATTCGTGCTCACCGGGCCCGACCTGTCCCCCGACGGGCGCCCGCCGGGCTGGACCCTGGACCGGCCGCCGTATCACCTGGAGACCAGCGTGCCCGGTGTGTTCGTCGCCGGCGACGCCCGCGCCGAGTCCGCGAAGCGGGTGGCCTCAGCCGTCGGCGAAGGGGCCATGGCGGTGATGTTCGTGCATCGCTACCTGGAGAAACTGTGA
- a CDS encoding UBP-type zinc finger domain-containing protein, translating to MTESVPGINPDVAPSGAGCVECDATGGWWFHLRRCADCGHVGCCDSSPSQHASAHAATADHPWIQSFEPGEDWFYSYATEEMYNGPELAPPTAHPADQPTPGPAGRVPADWMRHLN from the coding sequence ATGACGGAGTCCGTCCCCGGCATCAACCCGGACGTCGCCCCCAGCGGCGCTGGATGTGTGGAGTGCGACGCGACCGGCGGCTGGTGGTTCCATCTGCGGCGGTGCGCCGACTGCGGGCACGTCGGCTGCTGCGACAGCTCACCCTCGCAGCACGCCTCGGCCCACGCCGCCACGGCCGACCATCCGTGGATCCAGAGTTTCGAGCCGGGCGAGGACTGGTTCTACAGCTACGCCACCGAGGAGATGTACAACGGTCCGGAGTTGGCTCCGCCGACCGCTCACCCGGCCGACCAGCCGACGCCCGGTCCGGCCGGTCGCGTCCCGGCCGACTGGATGCGGCACCTCAACTGA